A window of Paenibacillus phoenicis genomic DNA:
CCAAGGGGAACCGAATGCCGTCGTTATGGCAAACCATGCAGAGAAAGCATTGGAAGCCCACGGTATCAAATTGGTGAAAGCCTCGGTAACCAATACATCGGAAGTTAAACAAGCGGCCGAATCGCTGGTTGGTCGGGTAGATGCGCTGTACATTACGCTCGATAACATGGTCGTTGAAGCCGTCAGCACCGTGATCCAGGTAGCCAACGATAACGACCTTCCTTTCTTCTCGAGTGACCGGGATACGGTCGAGAAGGGGGCTTTTGCAACGATTGGGTTCAAATATTATGACCACGGGTACCAAGTGGGACAAATGGCAGTCGACGTGCTGAAGAACGGCAAAAAGGTCGGTGACCTGAAAGTGACGGTGCCGGATAAGCTCGACTTGATCATGAACCTGAAAGCGGCAGCCGAGCAAGGGATCGAAGTGACCGATGCCATGAAGGCTCAAATTACGGATAAGGAAAACAATCTGATCGAATAGGCAGCACACGCTCCTAATTTCTTGAGGAGGTACTCATCATGTTGAACTCGCTGCTGGGGGCGCTGGAATCCGGCCTGCTGTATGCGCTTATGGCGCTCGGCGTATATATTACGTTCCGAATTCTCGACTTTCCGGACCTGACGGTGGACGGGAGCTTTACGACCGGCGGTGCGATCGCTGCGGTCATGATCGCAGGGGGAAGCTCTCCCTGGATTGCTACGGTCGTTGCTTTTTTGGGCGGCTTGGCTGCCGGTGCGATCACCGGCATCATTCATACCAAAGGACGGATTAACGGACTGCTCTCCGGGATATTAATGATGATTGCATTGTATTCCATCAATATGCGGATCATGGGCAAACCTAATGTAGGCTTGCTGGGGGAGACAACGCTGTTCAGCTCGGTTTCGCCGCTGGTGTTCATGCCGATCGTTGTTATCGCCATTAAGCTGCTGCTGGATTTGTTCTTTCGTACGGAGCTTGGCTTGGCCCTGCGGGCCACTGGCGACAATAAACGGATGATCCGCAGTTTTGGTGCCAATACGGATAACACAATTATTCTCGGGCTCAGTTTGTCCAACGGGCTAGTGGCTTTGTCCGGGGCGCTCATCGCTCAACAGTCCGGTTTCGCCGACATTTCGTCGGGGATCGGGATGATCGTGATCGGGCTGGCTTCGGTGATTATCGGGGAGGCCATCTTCGGGGCGCGTACGGTATTCTGGGCAACGCTGGCAGCGGTTCTCGGGTCCATCGTTTATCGAGTGGTTGTAGCGCTAGCGCTGCGGATCGAATGGCTGGAGCAAACGGATTTGAAGCTGATTACGGCAGTTATCGTGATCATCGCATTGGTGCTTCCGACCGCACAAAGAAACATGAAGCAGAAAGCGGTAGCTCGCCGGCGCGCCGGTGAAATTACACAAACCGCCGGGCAAAAGAGCGTAGGGGGTGGGTTCTAATGCTGAAGTTAACCCAGGTATCGAAGCTCTTTCACCCCGGCACGCCGGATGAGAAGATCGCGCTGATTGACGTCAATCTGCATCTGCGCAAAGGCGATTTCGTAACGGTCATCGGCAGCAACGGTGCGGGGAAATCCACGCTGATGAATATGATCTCCGGCGTCATCAAGCCGGATGCTGGCGAGGTTCGCCTTGGCGGCGTCGACATCAGCCATCTTCCAGAGCATCGACGCAGCAAGTGGATTGGCCGTGTGTTTCAGGACCCGATGGCCGGTACTGCACCGCATATGACCATCGAGGAGAACCTGGCGATGGCTTACTCTCGCGGGAAGGCGCGTGGCCTTGCGCTGGGTGTGAACGCGAAGCGCCGGGCGATGTTCCAGGAGCAGCTGCGCAGGCTGGGCATTGGATTGGAGAACCGGCTGCGCGCCAAGGTCGGTACATTGTCGGGCGGGGAACGCCAGGCGCTCAGCCTGCTGATGGCAACGTTTACCGAGCCGCAGGTGTTGCTCCTAGACGAGCATACTGCTGCACTGGACCCAGCCCGTGCTGAGCTGGTGACGAAGCTTACGCAGGAGATCGTCAGCGAATTGAAGCTGACCACGTTGATGGTCACCCACAACATGGAGCAAGCGATCCGGTTGGGTAACCGCCTCATCATGATGGATGGCGGGCGGATCATCCTTGATGTGGATGAAACGAATAAACGCGAGTTAACGATCGAACGGCTGCTAGGCGAATTCGAACGCATCAGCGGCCACAAGCTGTCCGATGATCGCGTGATGCTGGGCAGTTAAATTGCAACTATACCTGTACACAAAGCGCGAGTGCAAAGGGAGGATTCCCTTGTACTCGCGCTCTTTGTTGTCTTTTAACGAGCATCGCGCACTCGTACGCTGCTGTCCCTGCGGATGCCGTCGCGCAGCATCCAAGCGTGCAAGAACCATTCAAATACGCCCATCACAATGGTAATGGCAAGGATTTCGCCAAGAGATAACGTCCATTCCGCGTTGGCGGAAATCGCCCACAGGAAGATAAAGACGAGAAACGCATCTACAACGGTTGCGATCCCATTGTTCGTTCGCGGAAGGATGAAAAGATCCCCGAATAAATAGGCTAGAATAGACAACGCTAAGGCTGTCAGCAGCGCTGAGATGAATGAGGCGTTGCTTAAGAGCATTACCATGACGATGACGATAATTCCATTGCCAAGTAATTTGACGAGAAACTTGTCCAACCCTTTCACCTCCTTGTTTTACGCTCTAATTTCTCCTAACGGGAAAGCGGCTATACACCAAATTAACGATGTCAATTAATAGCTACGGAAAGCGGGACAACAACATGACTCAAACCACAAACTACGATTGCATGATCATTGGCGGCGGTATTGCCGGATTACAAGCCGCTATTCAGCTAGGCCGGTACTCGGTCCACAACGTACTGGTTATTGACGCGGGTTATGGAAGATCCACGTTATGCCGGCAATATCATAACCTGCTGGGGTTCCCGGAAGGTATTTCCGGGGAAGAACTGCGCAGTCGGGGGAGACGGCAAGCGGCGTCTTATGGCGTAAAGTTTGTGCAAGACACAATAACCGAAGCGAAGAAACGGGATGAGGGATTTCAAGTAAAAACATTAAGCGGCCAAACGTATTCAGGTCGAACCCTGCTGCTGGCGACCGGTGTGCTGGACCGTTTTCCCGATGTCCCCGGTTTGGTTCCAACGCTTGGGCTAAGCGTCTATGTCTGTCCGGATTGTGATGGGTACGAAATTGAGGGGCGGAAAACGGTATTAATGGGGGCAGGGGACACCGGTGCCAAGATGGCGCTGCTGCTCATCCAGCGGACCCGCGATTTAACCTATATTAATCATGAACAGACATCTGTCGCTGCGTCGCTCCTGAAGCAAATGGAGGAACAGGGGATTCGCTACGAGGAAGGGGCCATCGCCGAAGTCCAACAATCCGAAGGCTTTATCCGCAGCGTGAAATTACAGGATGGCCGGAGCTTTACAGCAGAACGGGGATTTATTGCGTTTGGCGGCAATGAGGTTCATTCTGGATTAGCCGCTCAACTTGGCGTACGCATTTCCGAGAACCGTCATGTGGAGGCCAACCCCCGCACAAAGCAGACGAACGTCCCCGGCGTGTGGGTGGCTGGGGATCTAGGACTTCATGCGGAACAGGTTAGCGTGGCCATGGGGGAAGGCTCAATTGCCGCAATTTGGATTCATAAAGCATTAAGTCCGTGCTATAATCAGTTGAACGGAGGGGATGCAGAGGATGATTCTTGAAGTAGCTCAACTGCAAGTGAAGCCCGGAATGATTAATGATTTCGAAAGCCACTTCCGGAAGGCTTCCAAAATCATCAGCCGGGCGTCCGGTTATCTTGGACATGAGCTCCAAAAATGCGTAGAGACGGAGAATAAATATATTCTGCTCGTGCGTTGGCAATCCATTTCCGCACATGAGGTAGGTTTCCGTCAATCTCCGGAATATGAGGAATGGAAAGCGCTGCTTCATCCATTCTACGATCCCATGCCTACCGTGGAACACTACGTGCAAATCAAGCATGAAACGGAGTAGGAGGAAAGAGAATGGAAGAAATCATTTGGCGGCAGCTTGAATTCGGGACGGCGATTTATCGATATTCTGAAGGTGCTCGAGGAACAGCCACAGCAGGTGAAGGCAGAGCTATGTATAACAAAATTATTCAAGGACTGTGAGCATGTACATATGACGGAACATTTCGACTATATCATTGAAGATGCAACGCTTGAGGACTTGCCGGCGATCGTGGCGATTTACAATGAAACGATCGCTGGACGCATGGTTACCGCCGATTTGGAGCCGGTGACCGTTGACGCCAGACGGAAGTGGTTTGATGAGCATTCGCCCGATTTCCGGCCGCTTTTGGTTATGAAATCCGGGGGGAAGGTCATCGCCTGGCTCAGCTTTCAGTCCTTCTATGGGCGACCGGCCTATAACGGCACGGCCGAGATCAGTATTTATATCACAGAAGCCTACCGTTCCCGCGGAATCGGAGGGATCTTGTTAAATCGATCCTTTGCGATTTGCCCTGAGATTGGTGTCCATACGCTGCTTGGGTTTGTGTTTAGTCACAACGAGCCGAGCCTTAAGCTCCTTAGTAAATTCGGCTTCGAGCGTTGGGCGCATTTGCCCCGCGTGGCCAATTTAGACGGCGTGGAACGGGATCTCGTTATTTTGGGGAAACGGGTTGTTGAGGCTTAATATGCTTTTGGGGAATGGGGATCAAATCATTTGAACGAATGGGTTAAGGAAATCACGGACTGGTTTTTGGAGACGACTCAGTTAGGCGGGTACTCCATCCTGCTTTTTACGATCCCACTCGCCGTTGTGCAGGGAGTTTTTGGTTTTTTTCCGTTTGCCACGATCGTGATGTTGCATCTCTCCCTGCTGGGGATTGCGAACGGTTTATTAGCCAGTTGGATTGCCGGTACGGCGGCAGGGATGGTTGTTTACCTGATGTGCAGATATTTTTTTGCTGATTGGTTTAACCGCAGGTGGTTGGCTAAGCTGCAAAAATACGAAAAATGGCAAAAAGGGCTGGACCGCTATGGGGTGTGGGCAGTGATCTTTCTCCGCACGATTCCGATTATGCCAAACAATCTCATTTCGTTTATGTCGGCGGTTTCGAATTTAAAGCTCCGTTCTTATGTCTGGTCCAACCTGGTTGGGAATCTGTCAAGCATTTGGCTGTTCGGGATCTTAAGCGCATCGATTGTGTTTCCGGGGGTGAATCTTCAGGAGTTGATTCTCTCCTACGCCCTATTTTTGCTTGTGCTGGGCGTCGCCTTTGTCATTCGCAACCGGTTCCTATCCAAGACGAAAGAAGGCATGAGACCTTAGCATGGATCGACCGCTTTCCGGGATAAGCTACAGAGAGAATAAGATTGGATAGGGGGCGAGTCGTTTGAATACTCAGGAACAGGCTTTATCAGGAAAACCCGCGGCAGCACGGCGGAAGCTGCTGCTCAGCGCCGGGCTCAGCTGGATGTTTGATGCCATGGACGTCGGGATCATTTCGTTTATCGCTGCTGCCCTTGCGGTGGAATGGAGCTTAACGCCGCAGCAGACCGGCTTCTTTACGGCGATCAACTCCGTAGGGATGGCGTTTGGCGCAGCGATTGCCGGTTATATGGCGGACAAGTTTGGCCGCAAATCCGTGCTCCTGTGGACGCTGTTGATTTTCTCCATCGCCAGCGGTTTGTCAGCTGCCGCTACTAGCTTTGCCATGCTTTGTTTGCTTCGCTTTATTGCCGGCTTTGGACTTGGCGGGGAGCTGCCGGTCGCTTCCACACTGGTATCCGAATCGGTGTCGGTACAGGAACGCGGAAGATCCGTCGTGCTGCTGGAGAGCTTCTGGGCTGCCGGATGGATCGCTTCGGCGTTGATCTCGTATTTCGTCATCCCGGATTACGGATGGCAGGCCGCTTTTATCATCGGTGCCATACCTGCGTTATATGCGCTGTACTTGCGCAAATCAATCCAGGAGCCGGCCCGATTTAAAGCGCAGACGGGTCATCATCAAGGACGAGGGCCTTCCTTCAGCGATAGGTTTAAGTCCGTTTGGGCTTCCCCGCACCGTCGTTCGACTGTGATGCTTTGGATTTTGTGGTTTACCGTCGTCTTTTCGTATTACGGCATGTTTCTGTGGCTGCCTTCGGTGATGGTGCTGAAAGGCTTCAGTCTGGTCAAAAGCTTTGAATACGTGCTGATCATGACACTGGCACAATTACCGGGATACTTCACGGCCGCTTATTTCATTGAGAAGTTTGGGCGTAAATTTGTGCTGGTGCTGTATTTGCTGCTCACCGCAGCCAGCGCGGCCTGGTTTGGAAATGCGACTAGTGAGGGAATGCTGATTGCCGCTGGGATTTGCTTATCCTTCTTTAATCTTGGGGCATGGGGCGGCATGTACGCTTATACCCCGGAATTGTACCCGACGCGGGTGCGTTCGACCGGAGTCGGCTTGGCCGCTTCCTTTGGACGGATCGGCGGTATCATCGCTCCGTACTTG
This region includes:
- a CDS encoding ABC transporter permease — encoded protein: MLNSLLGALESGLLYALMALGVYITFRILDFPDLTVDGSFTTGGAIAAVMIAGGSSPWIATVVAFLGGLAAGAITGIIHTKGRINGLLSGILMMIALYSINMRIMGKPNVGLLGETTLFSSVSPLVFMPIVVIAIKLLLDLFFRTELGLALRATGDNKRMIRSFGANTDNTIILGLSLSNGLVALSGALIAQQSGFADISSGIGMIVIGLASVIIGEAIFGARTVFWATLAAVLGSIVYRVVVALALRIEWLEQTDLKLITAVIVIIALVLPTAQRNMKQKAVARRRAGEITQTAGQKSVGGGF
- a CDS encoding ABC transporter ATP-binding protein: MLKLTQVSKLFHPGTPDEKIALIDVNLHLRKGDFVTVIGSNGAGKSTLMNMISGVIKPDAGEVRLGGVDISHLPEHRRSKWIGRVFQDPMAGTAPHMTIEENLAMAYSRGKARGLALGVNAKRRAMFQEQLRRLGIGLENRLRAKVGTLSGGERQALSLLMATFTEPQVLLLDEHTAALDPARAELVTKLTQEIVSELKLTTLMVTHNMEQAIRLGNRLIMMDGGRIILDVDETNKRELTIERLLGEFERISGHKLSDDRVMLGS
- a CDS encoding DUF2512 family protein codes for the protein MKGLDKFLVKLLGNGIIVIVMVMLLSNASFISALLTALALSILAYLFGDLFILPRTNNGIATVVDAFLVFIFLWAISANAEWTLSLGEILAITIVMGVFEWFLHAWMLRDGIRRDSSVRVRDAR
- a CDS encoding NAD(P)/FAD-dependent oxidoreductase, whose translation is MTQTTNYDCMIIGGGIAGLQAAIQLGRYSVHNVLVIDAGYGRSTLCRQYHNLLGFPEGISGEELRSRGRRQAASYGVKFVQDTITEAKKRDEGFQVKTLSGQTYSGRTLLLATGVLDRFPDVPGLVPTLGLSVYVCPDCDGYEIEGRKTVLMGAGDTGAKMALLLIQRTRDLTYINHEQTSVAASLLKQMEEQGIRYEEGAIAEVQQSEGFIRSVKLQDGRSFTAERGFIAFGGNEVHSGLAAQLGVRISENRHVEANPRTKQTNVPGVWVAGDLGLHAEQVSVAMGEGSIAAIWIHKALSPCYNQLNGGDAEDDS
- a CDS encoding antibiotic biosynthesis monooxygenase family protein; the encoded protein is MILEVAQLQVKPGMINDFESHFRKASKIISRASGYLGHELQKCVETENKYILLVRWQSISAHEVGFRQSPEYEEWKALLHPFYDPMPTVEHYVQIKHETE
- a CDS encoding GNAT family N-acetyltransferase, with amino-acid sequence MTEHFDYIIEDATLEDLPAIVAIYNETIAGRMVTADLEPVTVDARRKWFDEHSPDFRPLLVMKSGGKVIAWLSFQSFYGRPAYNGTAEISIYITEAYRSRGIGGILLNRSFAICPEIGVHTLLGFVFSHNEPSLKLLSKFGFERWAHLPRVANLDGVERDLVILGKRVVEA
- a CDS encoding TVP38/TMEM64 family protein, giving the protein MNEWVKEITDWFLETTQLGGYSILLFTIPLAVVQGVFGFFPFATIVMLHLSLLGIANGLLASWIAGTAAGMVVYLMCRYFFADWFNRRWLAKLQKYEKWQKGLDRYGVWAVIFLRTIPIMPNNLISFMSAVSNLKLRSYVWSNLVGNLSSIWLFGILSASIVFPGVNLQELILSYALFLLVLGVAFVIRNRFLSKTKEGMRP
- a CDS encoding MFS transporter, whose translation is MNTQEQALSGKPAAARRKLLLSAGLSWMFDAMDVGIISFIAAALAVEWSLTPQQTGFFTAINSVGMAFGAAIAGYMADKFGRKSVLLWTLLIFSIASGLSAAATSFAMLCLLRFIAGFGLGGELPVASTLVSESVSVQERGRSVVLLESFWAAGWIASALISYFVIPDYGWQAAFIIGAIPALYALYLRKSIQEPARFKAQTGHHQGRGPSFSDRFKSVWASPHRRSTVMLWILWFTVVFSYYGMFLWLPSVMVLKGFSLVKSFEYVLIMTLAQLPGYFTAAYFIEKFGRKFVLVLYLLLTAASAAWFGNATSEGMLIAAGICLSFFNLGAWGGMYAYTPELYPTRVRSTGVGLAASFGRIGGIIAPYLVGMLVARHVAIGGIFWMFFVTIVIGALAVFWLGTETRGKELAD